A genomic segment from Sulfitobacter mediterraneus encodes:
- a CDS encoding DegT/DnrJ/EryC1/StrS family aminotransferase produces the protein MSLPDLHQAEAIPTAAQNDLNRILQDGDLFRYTATSDAPVSLLERDFAQMMGSTYALAVSSCSAALFLSLKALDLPAEARVLIPGFTFAAVPSAVIHAGCRPVLCEVADNYRINVDDFAEKLPSVQAVIISHMRGHTSDMDAILTLCADADIPVIEDAAHSLGTLWHGRKIGTLGKIGCFSFQSYKMINAGEGGILITDDADLVARAIIMSGAYEHNWKKHAALHSAFARWQNQLPLYNLRMSNLAAAVIRPQLAELPRRTADGLRNHDYVAARLSRTARIDVPAPLAPETRAPDSIQFNLIGMSDNAVAQFAQTAADMGVKVQVFGMSDDNARAFWNWQFIPDLPDLPQTRAMLMRACDVRLPVQLSLDQLDAVCAVLLKALDHATKEAAA, from the coding sequence ATGTCACTGCCCGACCTGCACCAGGCCGAAGCCATCCCAACAGCTGCCCAAAACGATCTGAACCGTATTCTGCAAGACGGCGATCTGTTCCGCTATACCGCCACATCGGACGCTCCGGTGTCCCTGCTGGAACGGGATTTTGCGCAAATGATGGGCAGCACCTATGCGCTTGCGGTCTCGTCCTGCTCTGCGGCGCTGTTTCTGTCTCTCAAGGCGCTGGACCTGCCGGCAGAGGCCCGTGTGCTGATCCCCGGCTTCACCTTTGCCGCAGTGCCCTCCGCAGTGATCCATGCCGGATGCCGCCCCGTGCTGTGTGAGGTTGCCGACAATTACCGCATCAATGTCGACGATTTTGCGGAAAAACTCCCCTCAGTTCAGGCGGTGATTATCAGCCACATGCGCGGCCACACCTCGGACATGGATGCCATCCTGACCCTCTGTGCAGATGCAGATATTCCCGTGATTGAAGATGCCGCACATTCCCTCGGCACCCTTTGGCATGGCCGGAAAATCGGCACCCTGGGCAAAATCGGCTGCTTTTCGTTCCAGTCTTACAAAATGATCAACGCAGGCGAAGGCGGTATTCTGATCACAGACGATGCAGATCTGGTTGCACGGGCGATCATCATGTCCGGCGCCTATGAACACAATTGGAAGAAACATGCTGCCCTGCACTCTGCCTTTGCCCGCTGGCAAAACCAATTGCCGCTCTACAATCTGCGCATGTCAAACCTCGCCGCTGCCGTGATCCGCCCGCAGCTGGCCGAATTGCCCCGCCGTACTGCAGATGGGTTGCGCAACCATGATTACGTCGCCGCCCGGCTGTCGCGCACCGCCCGGATCGACGTGCCCGCGCCGCTGGCGCCCGAAACACGGGCACCCGATTCCATCCAATTCAATCTCATTGGAATGTCAGACAATGCAGTTGCGCAATTTGCCCAAACCGCCGCCGACATGGGCGTCAAGGTTCAGGTCTTCGGGATGTCAGACGACAACGCCCGCGCGTTCTGGAACTGGCAGTTCATCCCCGATCTGCCCGACCTGCCCCAAACCCGCGCTATGCTGATGCGGGCCTGCGACGTGCGCTTACCGGTTCAACTGAGCCTTGATCAATTGGATGCGGTCTGTGCGGTGCTGCTCAAGGCGCTGGACCACGCAACCAAAGAGGCGGCCGCCTGA
- the phaR gene encoding polyhydroxyalkanoate synthesis repressor PhaR — MADKPKPLLIKRYASRRLYNTETSDYVTLEDIAGFIRDGREVQIVDLKSGDDLTRQYLLQIIAEHESRGESVLPVEVLNDLVRSYMSGDVSVVPQFLQASFDMLRDGQARVMENMSSMNPMAKMPGLDVMQAQQQAFMKAMTGNWSGGTTPEAPSAAKADGPDQGEDLDAIKRQLAELQDKLSKLK; from the coding sequence GTGGCGGATAAACCCAAGCCATTGCTTATCAAACGCTATGCGTCTCGGCGGCTTTATAATACGGAAACCAGCGACTATGTGACGCTCGAAGATATTGCGGGATTTATCCGCGACGGGCGCGAGGTGCAGATCGTTGATCTGAAGTCGGGCGATGACCTGACGCGGCAGTATCTGCTTCAAATCATTGCAGAACACGAAAGCCGCGGCGAATCTGTTTTGCCGGTCGAGGTGCTGAATGATCTGGTGCGCAGCTATATGTCCGGTGATGTATCTGTGGTGCCGCAGTTCTTGCAGGCCTCATTTGACATGCTCCGGGACGGGCAGGCGCGGGTGATGGAAAATATGTCTTCCATGAACCCGATGGCAAAGATGCCGGGGCTGGACGTTATGCAAGCGCAGCAGCAGGCCTTTATGAAGGCGATGACGGGCAATTGGAGTGGCGGCACCACACCCGAAGCGCCCTCGGCGGCCAAGGCTGATGGCCCGGATCAAGGCGAAGATCTGGACGCAATCAAACGGCAGTTGGCGGAGCTTCAGGACAAACTGTCAAAGTTGAAGTGA
- a CDS encoding phasin family protein gives MTKTPDMTAMFKDVMGSFPVDTAAMEDAFKTSATLNEKLSGVALTAVEKSTEISSKWTKDTLAKMADMSKAKAEPADYAKAMTDFASASAETAAEHMAAFAEIAKKVQMDTVELMMAAGKDMQEDATAAVKKASNDVQAAAKKATAK, from the coding sequence ATGACTAAGACACCAGACATGACCGCAATGTTCAAAGACGTAATGGGTTCTTTCCCAGTGGATACAGCCGCAATGGAAGACGCATTCAAAACATCTGCGACACTGAATGAAAAACTGTCCGGCGTTGCCCTGACAGCTGTTGAGAAATCTACCGAGATTTCCAGCAAGTGGACAAAAGACACACTGGCGAAAATGGCAGATATGTCCAAAGCCAAAGCAGAGCCAGCCGACTACGCAAAAGCCATGACCGATTTCGCGTCTGCTTCTGCTGAAACAGCGGCCGAGCACATGGCGGCATTCGCCGAGATCGCCAAGAAAGTCCAGATGGACACTGTCGAGCTGATGATGGCTGCCGGCAAAGACATGCAGGAAGACGCAACAGCAGCCGTTAAAAAAGCGTCCAACGACGTTCAGGCCGCGGCGAAAAAAGCCACTGCGAAGTAA
- a CDS encoding PHA/PHB synthase family protein, with protein sequence MTTETTEEGTPTEASLSRMAENLKKVEELTARLTEVMTHRKTHQQSLDGPNQELFSKAAQSYMAEAVQNPAKLMEHQMGYWAKTVTHFMEAQQALAKGSFVAPEDKTGGDRRFTNPLWETHPYFNFVKQQYLINSEALSQAVEDITDMEPREKQRLSYFSRQIIDMMSPTNFLATNPDALERAVETEGESLIKGLENLISDLEANDGELIVRLADEKAFELGRNIATTPGKVVFRNKMFELIQYTPSTEEVHATPLVVFPPWINKFYILDLKAQNSLVKWVVDQGYTLFMVSWVNPDAAYRDIGMEDYVEDGYLAAIAEAKKITGQKQVNAVGYCIAGTTLSLTLSLLKQRGDTSIKSATFFTALTDFSDQGEFQPFLTDDFIDGIEAETADKGVLPSVIMARTFSFLRSNDLVYGPAVKSYMMGETPPAFDLLYWNGDGANLPAKMAMQYLRGLCQRNELADGGFDLMGHHLELGDIDVPLCAIACETDHIAPWKDSYRGVQKMGSENKTFIMTQSGHIAGIVNPPSKKKYGHYTNDDLGLDHADWLEGAKFHEGSWWPRWEKWLKKRSGKMIPARFPGDDGHIILSDAPGEYVAKKAKL encoded by the coding sequence ATGACAACTGAAACCACGGAAGAGGGCACGCCAACTGAGGCTTCGTTGTCGCGGATGGCCGAAAATTTAAAGAAAGTGGAGGAGCTGACGGCGCGTTTGACCGAGGTCATGACCCATCGCAAGACCCATCAGCAATCCCTTGACGGCCCGAATCAAGAGCTGTTTTCCAAGGCTGCACAGTCCTATATGGCCGAAGCGGTGCAAAACCCGGCCAAGCTGATGGAACATCAGATGGGGTACTGGGCCAAGACCGTGACCCACTTCATGGAGGCGCAGCAGGCGCTGGCGAAGGGCTCATTTGTCGCACCCGAAGACAAGACGGGAGGGGATCGCCGCTTTACCAATCCGCTTTGGGAAACGCATCCCTATTTCAATTTTGTCAAACAACAGTACCTGATCAATTCCGAAGCCTTGTCGCAGGCCGTTGAAGATATCACCGATATGGAGCCCCGCGAGAAACAGCGGCTGTCCTATTTCAGCCGCCAGATCATCGACATGATGAGCCCGACCAATTTTCTGGCCACCAACCCGGATGCCCTTGAACGCGCGGTCGAGACCGAGGGTGAGAGCCTGATCAAGGGCTTGGAAAACCTGATCTCGGATTTGGAGGCCAATGATGGTGAACTGATCGTGCGGCTTGCGGATGAAAAGGCGTTTGAGTTGGGCCGCAACATCGCCACTACGCCGGGCAAGGTTGTGTTCCGCAACAAGATGTTTGAGTTGATTCAATACACCCCCAGCACGGAAGAGGTACATGCCACGCCGCTGGTTGTGTTCCCGCCCTGGATCAACAAGTTCTATATTCTGGATCTCAAGGCCCAGAACTCATTGGTCAAATGGGTCGTCGATCAGGGCTACACCTTGTTCATGGTGTCTTGGGTCAACCCGGATGCGGCCTACCGCGATATCGGTATGGAAGATTACGTCGAAGACGGTTATCTGGCCGCGATCGCAGAGGCCAAGAAAATCACCGGACAGAAACAGGTCAACGCCGTTGGCTATTGCATTGCGGGCACAACGCTGTCGCTGACCCTGTCTTTGCTGAAACAACGCGGCGATACCTCGATCAAATCGGCGACATTCTTTACCGCGCTCACGGATTTTTCCGATCAGGGAGAATTCCAGCCTTTCCTGACGGATGACTTTATTGACGGGATAGAGGCCGAGACCGCAGACAAAGGCGTGTTGCCCTCTGTGATCATGGCACGGACGTTCTCGTTCTTGCGGTCCAATGATCTGGTCTACGGGCCCGCGGTGAAAAGCTATATGATGGGGGAGACCCCGCCCGCCTTTGATCTGCTGTATTGGAACGGGGACGGGGCGAACCTGCCGGCCAAGATGGCGATGCAATATCTGCGCGGCCTGTGCCAACGCAATGAGCTGGCCGATGGCGGCTTTGATCTGATGGGGCACCATCTGGAACTGGGCGATATTGACGTGCCGCTTTGCGCCATTGCCTGCGAGACCGATCACATCGCGCCCTGGAAGGACAGCTATCGCGGCGTGCAAAAGATGGGGTCGGAGAACAAGACCTTTATCATGACGCAGTCGGGACACATCGCGGGGATCGTCAACCCGCCGTCCAAGAAAAAATATGGCCATTACACCAATGATGATCTGGGCCTCGATCATGCCGACTGGCTTGAAGGGGCAAAGTTCCACGAAGGGTCTTGGTGGCCGCGGTGGGAGAAATGGCTGAAAAAGCGGTCTGGCAAGATGATTCCCGCCCGTTTCCCCGGCGATGATGGCCACATCATTCTATCAGATGCCCCTGGAGAATATGTGGCGAAAAAGGCAAAGCTTTGA
- the phaZ gene encoding polyhydroxyalkanoate depolymerase yields MRYMATYDLMETFRNTNQWLGASALAMASYPAFSMFPNPTLEWMAAWGEVTERTFSRMVVKPDWNIPPFVGANGQDRLVTTETVVEGDFGDLIHFRVQGRTDKKRRVLLVAPMSGHYATLLRSTVISLLPDCDVYITDWHNARDIPVSAGKFDIEDYTLYLVDYLRELGPETHVIAVCQPAPLALAATAYLAEEDPDAQPRSLTLIGGPIDPNAAATDVTDFGRRVTMGQLEESMIQRVGFKYKGVGRMVYPGLLQLASFISMNSETHMDAFKNQISRVMRDEAHEHDKHNKFYDEYLAVMDMTAEFYLSTVERIFKAGEIASNNFTVAGKKVDIGKITTVAVKTVEGSEDDISAPGQCVAALDLLTGLPDSKKANHVEEGAGHYGIFAGKSWRNNIRPLVLNFIDANEGKPAAKPAKKTKAA; encoded by the coding sequence ATGCGCTACATGGCTACTTACGACCTGATGGAAACCTTTCGGAACACCAATCAGTGGCTCGGCGCCTCTGCACTTGCCATGGCATCCTACCCTGCTTTTTCGATGTTTCCAAACCCTACGCTTGAATGGATGGCCGCTTGGGGCGAAGTGACGGAACGTACGTTCTCGCGGATGGTGGTGAAACCCGATTGGAACATTCCTCCCTTCGTCGGGGCCAACGGTCAGGACCGGTTGGTGACAACCGAAACCGTGGTAGAGGGCGATTTTGGCGATCTCATTCATTTCCGCGTTCAGGGCCGCACCGACAAAAAGCGGCGCGTCCTATTGGTGGCACCAATGTCCGGCCACTACGCAACTTTGCTGCGCTCAACCGTGATCAGCTTGCTGCCCGATTGTGACGTCTACATTACAGATTGGCACAACGCGCGCGACATTCCAGTCAGCGCCGGCAAATTCGACATCGAAGATTACACATTGTATCTGGTCGACTACCTGCGCGAGCTGGGCCCGGAAACCCATGTGATCGCTGTGTGCCAACCTGCCCCGCTGGCGCTGGCCGCGACGGCTTATCTGGCCGAAGAAGACCCCGATGCGCAGCCGCGCTCCCTGACATTGATCGGTGGTCCGATCGACCCCAACGCCGCCGCCACAGATGTGACGGACTTTGGCCGCCGGGTCACGATGGGCCAGCTTGAGGAATCGATGATCCAGCGGGTCGGCTTTAAATACAAGGGTGTAGGCCGCATGGTTTACCCTGGCCTCCTGCAATTGGCCTCCTTCATCTCGATGAACAGCGAGACCCATATGGACGCTTTCAAGAACCAGATCTCCCGCGTGATGCGCGATGAGGCCCATGAGCACGACAAGCACAACAAGTTTTATGATGAATACCTTGCCGTGATGGACATGACCGCCGAGTTCTATCTTTCCACGGTTGAGCGAATCTTCAAAGCCGGCGAAATCGCCAGCAACAACTTCACTGTTGCGGGCAAGAAAGTGGACATCGGCAAGATTACAACGGTTGCGGTGAAAACCGTCGAAGGCTCCGAGGATGACATTTCCGCACCCGGCCAATGTGTTGCCGCGCTGGACCTGTTGACCGGCCTGCCGGACAGCAAAAAAGCCAACCACGTCGAAGAAGGCGCGGGCCACTACGGCATCTTTGCAGGCAAAAGCTGGCGCAACAACATCCGCCCATTGGTGTTGAACTTCATCGACGCCAACGAAGGCAAACCTGCCGCAAAGCCAGCCAAGAAAACCAAGGCGGCCTGA
- a CDS encoding DUF6151 family protein, whose amino-acid sequence MTDLPFSCRCGQVKGTLHDAAPDAGTHVRCFCSSCRAAMIYTGDPDPGDQGVTLFQTTPDKISFQQGQDQLAVFSFGLKNILRWRAACCNAALFTTLRSPKIPLAALITRRLADATAIGPVKAQAFVPQPDGTSQHQGKLALFGGVLWRGVIARLTGRWRNTPFFDIKTRTPTAPVTVLTKETRTNLIG is encoded by the coding sequence TTGACCGATCTGCCTTTCTCCTGCCGGTGCGGTCAGGTGAAAGGCACCTTGCATGATGCGGCCCCCGATGCCGGTACCCACGTCCGCTGTTTTTGCAGCTCGTGCCGGGCCGCGATGATCTATACAGGTGATCCTGATCCCGGTGATCAGGGCGTGACCCTGTTTCAGACAACACCGGACAAAATTAGCTTTCAGCAAGGGCAAGACCAGCTTGCGGTCTTTTCCTTCGGTCTCAAAAACATCCTGCGCTGGCGCGCGGCATGCTGCAATGCGGCACTATTCACCACATTACGCAGCCCCAAGATACCATTGGCGGCGCTTATCACCCGGCGGTTGGCAGACGCCACGGCCATCGGGCCGGTGAAAGCGCAAGCATTTGTCCCTCAACCCGACGGCACCAGCCAACATCAGGGAAAACTGGCATTGTTCGGGGGTGTCCTATGGCGTGGCGTGATCGCCCGGCTGACCGGCCGTTGGAGAAACACGCCCTTCTTTGATATCAAAACGCGAACGCCCACGGCCCCCGTAACGGTTCTGACCAAAGAAACCCGCACAAATCTAATTGGCTAA
- a CDS encoding alpha/beta fold hydrolase, producing MVEPLVLLPGMMCDARLFGPQIAELSSEMPIMVAPVTQGERVEEIASSLLEMLPRRFALLGSDLGAIVAMEILRRAEGRVSRLALMGANPLAETPVMAANREPEIVKARSGRMSEVMRTALSPDHLAPGPQRMEVMALVADMAEVLGADVFIRQSRAMQRRRDQQSVLRKCKVPSLVLCGVHDALCPVKRHSFMAELIPSAKLTVLENSGHYPMLEQPMETTAALREWMGLPVILR from the coding sequence ATAGTTGAACCGCTGGTTCTTCTGCCCGGAATGATGTGCGATGCGCGCTTGTTTGGGCCACAGATCGCTGAATTGTCGTCGGAAATGCCGATCATGGTCGCTCCGGTAACGCAAGGCGAACGGGTGGAGGAAATTGCCTCAAGCTTGCTTGAGATGCTGCCAAGGCGGTTTGCCTTGCTGGGCAGTGATCTGGGGGCGATTGTTGCGATGGAAATTCTGCGCCGCGCAGAAGGCCGCGTTTCGCGCCTAGCCCTGATGGGGGCCAATCCGCTGGCGGAAACGCCGGTGATGGCGGCCAACCGCGAGCCCGAGATCGTCAAGGCGCGATCGGGGCGGATGTCCGAAGTGATGCGCACGGCCCTGTCCCCAGACCATCTTGCCCCCGGTCCACAGCGGATGGAAGTGATGGCGCTGGTGGCGGATATGGCCGAAGTGCTGGGCGCTGATGTGTTCATCCGGCAATCACGGGCGATGCAGCGCCGGCGGGATCAACAATCGGTTCTGCGGAAATGCAAAGTCCCTTCGCTGGTGCTGTGCGGGGTGCATGATGCGTTGTGCCCGGTCAAACGGCACAGCTTTATGGCGGAGCTGATCCCGTCTGCCAAGCTGACCGTGCTGGAAAACTCCGGCCATTATCCGATGTTGGAACAGCCGATGGAAACCACTGCGGCGCTGCGCGAATGGATGGGGCTGCCGGTGATCTTGCGGTAG
- a CDS encoding VOC family protein, with protein MDQRISLITLGAKDPDALAAFYDALGWSREDSPDGVIAYDLIGQTLGIYPLEKLAEDIGLPAEELGCGASTFSHNVPNKEDVAPLLSKAEAAGGRVLKPAHDIFWGGHIGYFADPEGHIWEVAHNPFSALGPRGEFRWNGYG; from the coding sequence TTGGATCAACGCATTTCGCTGATCACTCTGGGTGCCAAAGACCCCGATGCATTGGCGGCCTTTTATGACGCGCTTGGTTGGTCGCGAGAGGACAGCCCAGATGGCGTGATCGCCTATGATCTGATCGGTCAGACATTGGGCATTTACCCGCTGGAAAAGCTGGCCGAGGACATTGGCCTGCCGGCTGAAGAACTCGGGTGCGGGGCGTCCACTTTTTCCCACAACGTGCCCAACAAGGAAGACGTGGCGCCGTTGTTGTCCAAGGCCGAAGCCGCAGGCGGGCGGGTGCTGAAACCGGCGCATGATATTTTCTGGGGCGGGCATATCGGGTACTTCGCCGACCCCGAAGGGCATATCTGGGAGGTGGCCCATAACCCGTTCTCCGCGCTGGGGCCAAGGGGCGAATTTCGCTGGAACGGATACGGCTGA
- a CDS encoding alpha/beta hydrolase — MGDTSFLTTKQGRKLAYHLTTGRGPCVVFLGGLKSDMMGTKAVFLEEWAQAQGRAFLRFDYSGHGESSGSFTDGCIGDWAEDTAEAVAELTEGPILPVGSSMGGWQALLLARAMPEKLAGLVTIAAAPDFTEDGYWANFTDAQKQQLADAGQVELPSDYMEPYIITRRMIEDGRKQLVLRDQLHLPFPVRFLQGTADTAVSVETAVRLLEHATGPDMQLKLVKDADHRFSDGPCLDLILGAIDEVLAASN; from the coding sequence ATGGGCGACACATCTTTTTTGACCACCAAACAGGGCCGCAAACTGGCCTATCACCTGACCACGGGGCGCGGTCCTTGTGTGGTTTTCTTGGGCGGTCTCAAATCCGACATGATGGGCACCAAGGCGGTGTTTCTCGAAGAATGGGCGCAGGCACAGGGCCGCGCCTTTTTGCGGTTTGATTATTCCGGTCACGGCGAGTCCTCCGGCAGCTTCACGGATGGCTGCATCGGGGATTGGGCCGAAGACACGGCAGAGGCGGTGGCCGAGTTGACCGAAGGGCCAATCTTGCCCGTCGGGTCTTCCATGGGCGGCTGGCAGGCGCTTTTGCTGGCGCGGGCGATGCCAGAGAAGCTTGCCGGTTTGGTGACCATCGCCGCCGCGCCGGATTTCACCGAAGATGGCTATTGGGCCAATTTCACCGATGCGCAGAAACAGCAATTGGCAGACGCCGGGCAGGTCGAATTGCCATCGGATTACATGGAGCCCTACATCATCACCCGCCGGATGATCGAGGATGGGCGCAAGCAACTGGTCCTGCGCGACCAACTGCATCTGCCGTTCCCGGTGCGGTTCCTGCAAGGCACTGCCGATACGGCCGTCAGCGTTGAAACGGCGGTGCGATTGCTGGAGCACGCCACAGGTCCGGATATGCAGCTGAAGCTGGTCAAGGATGCCGACCACCGGTTCTCGGACGGGCCATGTCTCGATCTGATCCTCGGCGCGATTGATGAGGTTTTGGCGGCAAGCAACTGA
- a CDS encoding MFS transporter has product MTHLQSQETFAAITGAEDAAQDIDQAEARNGLRHIASLSMTKVADGLIDPKLVLAWLLTALGAPAVYAGALVPIREAGALLPQMPLAGWVQGLARRKWAWVIGSAGQGIAAGLIVLSAVFLEGAAAGLAICAALAGLALCRAACSVSYKDILGKTVAKTRRGAVTGLAGSVASVAVLVFAGLLLSGLAQNRWAIILAIALAAGLWIAAALLFSRVEEKPSAEQSATAAGFGVLRENADLRRFVVVRGLLVSTALAPPYLVILAGQSEDSGLGQLGALVLASASASLISSYVWGRLSDRSSRKVLMLAGGAGAAAICAAVGLWFAGLATAFWAMPAVLFVLMVAYHGVRQGRSTYLVDLAPADQRAAFAAVSNTVIGGLLLLAGVIGGGAAIIGPQATLVVFAVMAILAAVVARGLPEVE; this is encoded by the coding sequence ATGACCCATCTTCAGAGCCAGGAAACCTTTGCCGCGATCACCGGGGCAGAGGACGCTGCCCAAGACATTGATCAGGCTGAGGCCCGCAACGGGCTCCGGCACATCGCGTCGCTGTCGATGACCAAGGTGGCGGATGGTTTGATCGACCCCAAGCTGGTGCTGGCGTGGCTGCTCACGGCGCTGGGTGCGCCTGCGGTCTATGCAGGTGCGCTTGTCCCGATCCGTGAGGCCGGTGCGCTGTTGCCGCAGATGCCCTTGGCGGGATGGGTGCAAGGCCTGGCCCGGCGCAAATGGGCCTGGGTGATCGGCAGCGCCGGGCAGGGGATCGCCGCCGGATTGATTGTGCTGTCTGCAGTGTTCCTGGAGGGGGCCGCAGCGGGGCTGGCGATTTGTGCTGCTCTTGCCGGACTGGCGCTTTGCCGGGCGGCCTGTTCGGTCTCTTACAAAGACATCCTGGGGAAAACCGTTGCCAAGACCCGGCGCGGGGCAGTGACGGGGTTGGCGGGATCCGTGGCGTCTGTTGCGGTGCTGGTCTTTGCCGGGTTGCTGCTGTCGGGTCTTGCGCAAAATCGTTGGGCGATCATTTTGGCAATCGCCTTGGCAGCGGGGCTTTGGATTGCGGCGGCCCTCTTGTTCTCAAGGGTGGAGGAAAAGCCGAGCGCGGAGCAATCGGCAACCGCTGCAGGGTTCGGGGTCTTGCGCGAAAACGCCGATCTGCGCCGGTTTGTTGTGGTGCGCGGCCTTCTGGTTTCGACCGCATTGGCACCACCCTATCTGGTGATTCTTGCTGGCCAGTCTGAGGACAGCGGGCTGGGCCAATTGGGCGCTTTGGTTCTGGCCTCTGCATCGGCGTCTTTGATCAGTTCCTATGTCTGGGGCCGTTTGTCTGACAGATCCAGCCGTAAGGTCTTGATGCTGGCGGGCGGCGCAGGCGCGGCAGCGATCTGCGCAGCCGTTGGATTGTGGTTTGCCGGATTAGCCACGGCGTTCTGGGCCATGCCCGCCGTTCTGTTTGTGTTGATGGTCGCCTATCACGGGGTGCGGCAGGGGCGCTCAACCTATCTGGTTGACCTCGCGCCCGCAGATCAAAGGGCCGCGTTTGCCGCCGTGAGCAACACGGTGATCGGTGGTTTGTTGTTGCTGGCAGGCGTGATCGGTGGCGGGGCCGCGATCATCGGGCCGCAAGCGACCTTGGTGGTTTTCGCTGTGATGGCGATTCTTGCCGCAGTGGTTGCACGTGGCCTGCCTGAGGTGGAATAG
- a CDS encoding creatininase family protein yields the protein MIEVEWQNLKAHELRRLADENAVVILPIASIEQHGPHLPTMTDTRLGHEVAIRAARKASGTRPVVVTPVVWSGLSEHHMPFGGTLTVSHATFRALVRDLVLSITRHGFRDILISNSHGGNIIAMHQICDELAPEVPATLVATTYPMEAAEEVGGILEDQDGMQHACEAETSMMMALVGDLVDSSDMGALASKAVDGPTFLRAGKASYRWRPFTHLTGNGVAGNPARATADKGERLIEVSADALAAMIADPDTWAAPEDLRGAETGGVPFRPGT from the coding sequence ATGATCGAAGTGGAATGGCAAAACCTGAAGGCGCATGAATTGCGCCGTCTGGCGGACGAAAATGCGGTGGTGATCCTGCCCATCGCCTCGATTGAACAACACGGGCCACATCTCCCCACCATGACCGACACGCGGCTGGGCCATGAGGTGGCCATTCGCGCGGCCCGCAAAGCCAGCGGAACCCGGCCCGTGGTGGTCACGCCCGTGGTCTGGTCGGGGCTGTCAGAGCATCACATGCCCTTTGGCGGAACCCTGACCGTCAGCCATGCCACGTTTCGCGCATTGGTCAGGGATCTGGTCCTGTCGATCACCCGGCATGGGTTTCGAGACATCCTGATTTCCAATTCCCATGGCGGCAACATCATCGCGATGCATCAGATCTGTGATGAACTGGCCCCGGAGGTGCCCGCAACCCTGGTTGCCACGACCTATCCCATGGAAGCGGCTGAGGAAGTGGGCGGTATTCTTGAGGATCAGGACGGGATGCAACACGCCTGCGAGGCGGAAACCTCGATGATGATGGCACTGGTGGGAGATCTGGTGGACAGCAGCGACATGGGTGCATTGGCCAGCAAGGCGGTTGATGGGCCTACCTTTCTGCGGGCGGGCAAGGCATCTTATCGCTGGCGGCCCTTCACGCATCTGACAGGCAATGGTGTGGCAGGCAATCCGGCGCGTGCCACGGCGGACAAGGGCGAGCGATTGATCGAGGTGAGTGCGGACGCGCTAGCGGCGATGATTGCCGATCCGGACACATGGGCCGCGCCCGAAGATCTGCGCGGCGCGGAAACCGGCGGGGTGCCATTCCGACCCGGCACTTGA